In the genome of Corynebacterium glucuronolyticum DSM 44120, the window CAAAAATGTCGAGGAACCCGATGGTCATCGGGTTCCTCGACATGCTCGCAAGAAGCGGAGGACGGTAGCTAACGAGAGAGATTGAAAATCTCAGAGCACCTCGTCAGATAATCGGGTTGTGCCCTTGCCTGCTCACGTCCGGAGCCGAGATTGGTCCGCAGTCCTTGGCAGCCTCTTCAACCTGCTATACGACACTTCGTCGTTGGATTCCCCGTGCTCAACTAACCTCTTGCGTGTGACAATAAGGACTGCACTTTCAAGGAGACCAACACAGAATTCCGTGTTTTACTTCCAGATAATTAGGCCTTTGATGAAACTCGGATACTCCGTAGTGTAACTCAGGTAGAGCTTCTGCAGATTTAGATTTCCCAATGATTTTGGTATTGAACGGAGATTCCTACTAACCAAGCTCATGGTTCGTACTCTGTGAAGATTACCCAAGCTCTCAGGCACACTTGTTATACCGTTTCCATCGAGGCTAAACTCATGCACTTCAGTGAGGTTTCCTAGACTGGAAGGAACACGAGTAACACCGTCGCCATAAAACTCAAAAATTTCCAAATCCGCAAAGTAACCAAGGAAATCTGGAAGCTCTTCAATGGAGTTATCTGACAGCTTCAAATGCTTGAGAGACATCAGCTTCGAAAATCCATCCGGCAATCTAGTCAGGTTTGAACCATCATATTTGAATGTCTCAAGACCACTGAGGTTAGAAATGCTTTCGGGAATTTCTGAGAACGTGGACCTGGTCAACTTCAGTGACTTCAAATTCGACAACTTCGTTGTTTGCTCCGGGAATTTAGTCGCTCCACGAATGGTCAATTCCTTCAGGTTGCTTGCGAATTCAAGTCCTGTGTAGTTCAGATCTGCTAGGTCAGCTCCTTCAGCAACTTCAAGCTGGGTGATCGACTCCATTTGCTTCTTGGTTATCGATTCAAGTTGCCGGTTCCCCGACTTTCCGAAAACATTCCGGTTGATCTGGCTCCGTAGGCGCTCATCCGGCACAACGTTGAGAGTTTCATCAAGATCCCAGGATCCACACACATCTCCCGTGTCCAGTAACGTTATGGGATCGAAATTTACATCCTTTACAAATTTATCCGTGCCCTGAGGCAAATCCTCCTCGTCCATTTCAAACCACCGATTCCAAGGCCAATCAAAATCCAGATCGGGGAAATAAAAACCATACTCAAGTCGGGGGCGTAAGTAATACGATCCTGAGCAGACGAGGGAAGGTGCTAAGAAATCTGCTTGAGCCCCAAACCTGGCCCCCAGTGTTATGCCTCCTGTAGCCCCAATCAGGTCATACAGCTTAAGGCCGAATTCAATGGGCAGAGAAGGCTCAAGAGTTGCACTACCAGTGAGAGCAATCACGTTGGGGTTCGTCTGAGTAAGTGGCTGCACTTCCTTATAAGGCTCTATCACGCCATCCTTGTACGTGACACCAGCGCCGATGCCACCTTCAATAATGGGGTTGAAGCGCGCTTCAGCGTCGATCTCGAGATTTACTTCCCATTTCACGTCGAAGCTAGCTACAAGCCAAACAGGAACTGGGCCCGCCATAAATGTAAAGGTCTTATCTGTCCCGAACAGATCTCCACCAACGGAGTCCTCAAAGTGGCCAGTCTTTTTGAGATCAATTTCGGTTCTAGAAGAAACATCAACACCAGTCTTGAGTTGTTTAATATCTTTGGATTTGACTTCAACTTCAAGTGTCGATGTTGCTGTGATAGTCGACTTAACTGTGGCGGTATCAAGACCTTTCAGCTTAGGAATGTGTCTCGCCAAATTGACATTAACTATATCCTCTGAGAATGATTCTTCTCCTGAAAAAGAGGCCCTATCCCGGTACGGCGAATGGCTCCCTTGGGTCACACTCACTCCGTAGCCCGGGTCGAGTCTTGTAGTTTCTACGCCCACTACGGGAAGAGCAACCATGCCTCCGGTGTTTTCAAGGATGTCACCTAAATCACCCTTTTCGACTGTGACCTTGGCATAATATGGCGAACTATCATCCACAGAAGAAACTCGGATGATCCGTCCTTCAGGTAAAGACGAGGATGGCGGGAGCGACAGAACGCTTCCTTCAGAAACTTCCGCGGAATTTAGCTCACTTTGCCTGATTATGAATTCTTTCTTGGTATCTCCGAGGCCTTCCAGGCTCCCGAAAAGATCAGTCGCCTGCCAAGTTTCCATCCCCTTCGCTTTGGGGTTGACTTGGATCTCACCGTCTTTTAGGGCAGGAGCTTCTGGCTTCTCCGTCGATGGACTGCCAGATCCATCTCCTCCTGGTTTGGGCGTTTCCCCACTATCGGCGTCCGCAGATTGGGATTTTCCACCGTAGATGACACCTAGAATGATGCCAACAATAACGCCGAGAGCAAGAACGGCACCGCCGACAACCTGTGGCAGGGGAATCACGTTGCCACCGATATTGACAGTCATTGCGGCGGGGTCGAAGAGTGGCTGAGCATACCTTTGTACTGGTGGCAGATTTGAACCTGCTTGCGAATCCCCGTAATCAATTGGGGCGTTTGTCGGC includes:
- a CDS encoding leucine-rich repeat domain-containing protein translates to MVWKAPKKRPTQKKVIGLIAGLAMATSVVTQPALAQPQEPVGNEVSVTNDAWSGQPTNAPIDYGDSQAGSNLPPVQRYAQPLFDPAAMTVNIGGNVIPLPQVVGGAVLALGVIVGIILGVIYGGKSQSADADSGETPKPGGDGSGSPSTEKPEAPALKDGEIQVNPKAKGMETWQATDLFGSLEGLGDTKKEFIIRQSELNSAEVSEGSVLSLPPSSSLPEGRIIRVSSVDDSSPYYAKVTVEKGDLGDILENTGGMVALPVVGVETTRLDPGYGVSVTQGSHSPYRDRASFSGEESFSEDIVNVNLARHIPKLKGLDTATVKSTITATSTLEVEVKSKDIKQLKTGVDVSSRTEIDLKKTGHFEDSVGGDLFGTDKTFTFMAGPVPVWLVASFDVKWEVNLEIDAEARFNPIIEGGIGAGVTYKDGVIEPYKEVQPLTQTNPNVIALTGSATLEPSLPIEFGLKLYDLIGATGGITLGARFGAQADFLAPSLVCSGSYYLRPRLEYGFYFPDLDFDWPWNRWFEMDEEDLPQGTDKFVKDVNFDPITLLDTGDVCGSWDLDETLNVVPDERLRSQINRNVFGKSGNRQLESITKKQMESITQLEVAEGADLADLNYTGLEFASNLKELTIRGATKFPEQTTKLSNLKSLKLTRSTFSEIPESISNLSGLETFKYDGSNLTRLPDGFSKLMSLKHLKLSDNSIEELPDFLGYFADLEIFEFYGDGVTRVPSSLGNLTEVHEFSLDGNGITSVPESLGNLHRVRTMSLVSRNLRSIPKSLGNLNLQKLYLSYTTEYPSFIKGLIIWK